The Erythrolamprus reginae isolate rEryReg1 chromosome 3, rEryReg1.hap1, whole genome shotgun sequence genome contains a region encoding:
- the HSF1 gene encoding LOW QUALITY PROTEIN: heat shock factor protein 1 (The sequence of the model RefSeq protein was modified relative to this genomic sequence to represent the inferred CDS: deleted 1 base in 1 codon), whose protein sequence is MESPGAVGGPGSTVPAFLTKLWTLVEDPDTDALICWSPSGSSFHVFDQGQFAKEVLPKYFKHNNMASFVRQLNMYGFRKVVHIEQGGLVKPEKDDTEFQHPHFLRGQEHLLENIKRKVTNVSSLKNEDVKVRQDSMTKLLTDVQLMKGKQESMDSKLVSMKHENEALWREVATLRQKHTQQQKVVNKLIQFLISLVQSNRILGVKRKIPLMLSEGSSPHSLPKYGRQYSLEPLHSPSPYSAPSPAYGGPKLYAPDSGPIISDVTELAQSSPSPCPSTSSFEEERSCPVVCVKEEPPSPSRSPPAEDASPLGSPLSPSAFIDSIFQEDQQLGSASSTTPPTHGPREAPPHEKCLSVACLDNMGRAPPMSEVSCLFPSPSSSSRHGCRPQQGTELNEHLETIDSSLDHLQNMLTTHSFSVDTSALMDLFSPSVGVTDMNLPDLDSSLASIQELLSSQEQQKPAEGGDPTADAGKQLVHYTSQPLFLVDSSTVDVGSADVPIFFELGEGAGFPEGGEGCVEDPGLPLLSGTGHPKDPAGS, encoded by the exons ATGGAGTCCCCCGGCGCCGTGGGCGGACCGGGCAGCACCGTGCCGGCCTTCCTCACCAAGTTGTGGACGCTGGTGGAAGACCCGGACACGGACGCGCTCATCTGCTGGAGCCCG AGCGGAAGCAGCTTCCATGTTTTCGACCAGGGCCAGTTTGCCAAGGAGGTCCTCCCCAAGtacttcaaacacaacaacatgGCCAGCTTTGTGCGGCAGCTGAACATGT ACGGCTTCCGGAAGGTGGTCCACATCGAGCAGGGGGGCCTGGTCAAGCCCGAGAAGGACGACACGGAGTTCCAGCACCCGCACTTCCTCCGAGGCCAGGAGCACCTGCTGGAGAACATCAAGAGGAAGGTCACCAAT gtATCCAGCCTAAAGAACGAAGATGTCAAGGTCCGCCAGGACAGCATGACCAAATTGCTGACCGATGTCCAACTGATGAAGGGCAAGCAAGAGAGCATGGACTCCAAGCTGGTCTCAATGAAGCA tgagAACGAGGCCCTGTGGCGGGAGGTGGCCACACTGCGCCAGAAGCACACGCAGCAGCAGAAGGTCGTCAATAAG CTCATCCAGTTCCTGATCTCCCTGGTCCAGTCCAACCGCATCCTCGGGGTGAAGAGGAAGAT ccCCCTGATGCTGAGCGAGGGCAGTTCCCCCCACAGCCTGCCCAAATACGGCCGCCAGTACTCCCTGGAGCCCCTCCACAGCCCCTCCCCCTACTCG GCCCCCTCCCCAGCGTACGGCGGCCCCAAACTCTACGCTCCGGACTCCGGCCCCATCATCTCCGATGTGACCGAGCTGGCCCAGTCCAGCCCGTCTCCCTGCCCCAGCACCAGCAGCTTCGAGGAGGAGAG GAGCTGCCCGGTGGTCTGTGTCAAGGAAGAGCCCCCGAGCCCCTCGCGCAGCCCCCCCGCGGAGGACGCCAGCCCCCTGGGCAGCCCCCTCTCGCCCTCCGCCTTCATCGACTCCATCTTCCAGGAGGACCAGCAGCTGGGCAGCGCTTCCTCCACC ACCCCCCCCACCCACGGCCCCCGAGAGGCCCCGCCCCACGAAAAGTGCCTCAGCGTGGCCTGCCTGGACAA CATGGGCCGTGCTCCACCGATGTCTGAGGTCAGCTGCCTTTTCCCcagcccttcctcctcctcccgccacGGCTGCAGGCCACAGCAAGG GACCGAGCTGAACGAGCACCTGGAGACCATCGACTCCAGCCTGGACCACCTGCAGAACATGCTGACCACCCACAGCTTCAGCGTGGACACCAGCGCCTTGATGGAC ctCTTCAGCCCTTCCGTGGGGGTGACGGACATGAACCTGCCGGACCTGGACAGCAGCCTGGCCAGC ATCCAGGAGCTCCTCTCCTCCCAGGAGCAGCAGAAGCCGGCGGAGGGAGGAGACCCCACGGCAGATGCAG GCAAGCAGCTGGTGCACTACACGTCCCAGCCCCTCTTCCTGGTGGACTCCAGCACGGTGGACGTGGGCAGCGCGGACGTGCCCATCTTCTTCGAGCTGGGCGAGGGGGCCGGCTTCCCCGAGGGGGGGGAGGGCTGCGTGGAGGACCCcggcctccccctcctctccggcACCGGGCACCCGAAGGACCCCGCCGGCTCCTAA
- the LOC139166054 gene encoding riboflavin transporter 2-like, which produces MGLFVHLLVCLLGTGAWVAINGVWVELPLMVPHVPEGWLLPTYLTIIIQLANLGPLAFLLARRFFWACWGDEVGVIYGLLALGFLACLLLAVFWQKTWPLGASQYSLALLVLIFFLALVDCTSSVTFLPYMRQLPPRHLTSYFVGEGLSGLLPGLVALGQGAGTAHCVNASLVGNSTGKLVPEYPEARFSVRTFFLFLSAMMALSLAAFLVLNHLPGLAKRYRDRQESPDGSATAMTGHQPTGRAIGSSDCGTFYPRAQKACVFGLMAWANALTNGLLPPLQSYSCLPYGRPAYHLSVTLGSLANPLACFLGMFLVNRSLSLLALLSLAGTLLAGYIIGMATLSPCPPLLHSPLGILLIVLCWVLFTGLFSYVKLMIGKILRDEGHSALVWCGAVVQLGSMVGALAIFPLVSIYGFFHAGDPCNSSCPS; this is translated from the exons ATGGGACTCTTTGTCCACCTGCTGGTCTGCCTGCTGGGCACTGGGGCCTGGGTGGCCATCAACGGTGTGTGGGTGGAGCTGCCGCTGATGGTGCCCCACGTGCCCGAGGGCTGGCTCCTGCCCACCTACCTGACCATCATCATCCAGCTGGCCAACCTGGGGCCCCTGGCGTTTCTCCTGGCACGCCGCTTTTTCTGGGCCTGCTGGGGGGATGAGGTGGGCGTCATTTACGGGCTGCTGGCACTGGGCTTCCTGGCCTGCCTCCTGCTGGCCGTCTTCTGGCAGAAAACGTGGCCACTGGGGGCCTCCCAATACAGCCTGGCCCTGCTGGTGCTGATCTTCTTCTTGGCCCTGGTAGACTGCACCTCCTCCGTCACGTTCCTCCCCTACATGCGCCAGCTGCCCCCTCGGCACCTCACCAGCTACTTTGTGGGTGAGGGGCTGAGCGGGCTCCTCCCGGGGCTGGTGGCACTGGGGCAGGGGGCCGGCACGGCTCACTGCGTCAACGCCAGCCTGGTGGGCAACAGCACCGGGAAGCTGGTGCCCGAGTACCCGGAGGCCCGTTTCTCTGTCCgcaccttcttcctcttcctcagcgCCATGATGGCTTTGAGCCTGGCAGCCTTCCTCGTCCTCAACCACCTGCCCGGGTTGGCGAAGCGGTACCGTGACAGGCAAGAGAGCCCGGATGGCTCAGCCACCGCCATGACAGGACACCAACCCACGGGCAGGGCTATTGGCTCCTCTGATTGTGGCACCTTCTACCCCCGTGCCCAGAAGGCCTGCGTCTTTGGGCTGATGGCTTGGGCCAACGCACTGACCAACGGCCTCCTGCCCCCGCTGCAGTCCTACTCCTGCCTGCCCTACGGACGCCCCGCCTACCACCTGTCGGTCACCTTGGGCAGCCTGGCCAACCCTCTGGCCTGTTTCCTGGGGATGTTCCTGGTCAACAG GTCCCTGAGTCTCCTGGCTCTCCTCTCCTTGGCCGGAACGCTCCTGGCCGGTTATATCATCGGCATGGCAACCCTCAGcccctgcccacccctgctgcatTCGCCCCTGGGAATCCTCCTCATC GTCCTCTGCTGGGTCCTCTTCACCGGCCTCTTCTCTTACGTCAAGCTGATGATTGGGAAGATCCTGCGTGACGAGGGGCACAGCGCCCTGGTCTGGTGTGGGGCCGTGGTCCAGCTGGGCTCCATGGTGGGGGCGCTGGCCATCTTCCCCCTGGTCAGCATCTACGGCTTCTTCCACGCGGGAGACCCCTGCAACTCCAGCTGCCCCAGCTGA